TTACAGTCGTCACTACATTCAGCCTTTGATAGCCATCAAACCACTCAATCGCTTCTACGATTTTCTCGAAAGTCCCCCTTCCATCCCAAGTCTTCCTCAGAGAATTATGTATTTCCAGATACGGCGAATCCAGTGTGGTTCCCACACTTACGCCATGCTTCTTAAGGAACTCCACATCATCTTCTCTGAAGAGAGTCCCATTTGTTTGAATGCCGAAGTATAATCGGTCTTCAAATTCTTCTATGGCATCAAAAATTTCTTCTTTCATCAATAATGGCTCGCTACCATGGAACACAATGGTAAGCTTTCTGTTACCCATGTTCTCTTCAGCGTATTCACATGCTTTCATAAGTGTCCTAAAAAGTTGCTCCTTCTCCATTCGTTGGTGGGTTTTCCTTATTTCTTGTGGTATATAGCAGTATGAGCAATCCAGGTTGCATCTGCTCACGGAATTCATGTAAATAACAGCGAGGGGTGACTTGAACCGGAATTCGTGCATCTCTTCTTCACACTCTCGCTTGACTCTGCTATACAGTGGGATAATCTCCTGCTTTATCTTTGAATCGATATCCTCTCCCTTTGGAACCAGTGCCCAAAAGACGGTGTCCGGATCAATGACGAGCATGGTCTCCTCGTCAATGTCACAAAGCGTCAATTGCGGATGTTTTCCAGTATTGTAATGCATTTACATCACCCAAGAGCGCTAAAAGAGCGCCTTGTCAGCAGGCGAGTCCCCGAACATATAGTGCGACAAACCCCCATTTGCAGTCCTCGGACATTTCAATCTGTACGCCATCACGCTTTGCTTCTCTTCTTTTACTTCCTTTTCGATATTCTTTGTGCTCATGATAGACACGTTCGGGCAATCCCTTTTTAAATGTTACTCTTTGTATTACATACGTAATGCAATATTAAGAGGTGGAGTGCACCCCCAAGGAGAAGTCAGAAACTTAGGTAATTGCGTAATGCAGGCAAGAACAGGTAAAATGGAACCCGTAAACATCAGAATATCAAAAACGAAAATAGAGAAGATTGATGAAATTGCAACCAAGAATGGCATTACCCGCTCCGAGGTAATAAGGCACGCACTGACAATTTATTTTCAGCTATTAGAGAATATAGGAGGATTCATAAACCTCAGGAGCCTGAAAATATCACCAAATGAGATTTCAATTTCTAAATGCGGGGACCTCGTTATTATAAAA
This portion of the Methanophagales archaeon genome encodes:
- the cbpB gene encoding peptide-modifying radical SAM enzyme CbpB, which codes for MHYNTGKHPQLTLCDIDEETMLVIDPDTVFWALVPKGEDIDSKIKQEIIPLYSRVKRECEEEMHEFRFKSPLAVIYMNSVSRCNLDCSYCYIPQEIRKTHQRMEKEQLFRTLMKACEYAEENMGNRKLTIVFHGSEPLLMKEEIFDAIEEFEDRLYFGIQTNGTLFREDDVEFLKKHGVSVGTTLDSPYLEIHNSLRKTWDGRGTFEKIVEAIEWFDGYQRLNVVTTVTKQNVSQLAEMVSFLHDKNVPSVLLNPVRGTQRPARSLMPDKGELIKYFISALKRAMELTEKTGKQIIVGNFANILVGIIAPTARKLMCDISPCGAGRCFFAISAKGDVFPCGEFIGIEEFCGGNIFRNSISDIMDSESFRMVRDRIVEKIEHCNTCAFRNICGAPCPAEVYSMQGNFYNPSPYCEFYEELIRFAFKMIAEDKTKYFLKEDVLNGLGYKYRMEE